From Centropristis striata isolate RG_2023a ecotype Rhode Island chromosome 16, C.striata_1.0, whole genome shotgun sequence, a single genomic window includes:
- the clec14a gene encoding C-type lectin domain family 14 member A gives MEFWFCWVLVLFGNVSANPLRYSIHHAEVNFDQAEEGCSPGVLTTLATEQEVAAVLRLVSELSSPGQSNLTFWVGLKKVKNECVVPSLPLRGFKWTEGRGEDSETVRWAKEPENTCTTLRCATLWAQLHGANVTSWGLIPVTCKTQSRFICKLRDQDTAGTPGPAAPGSEPATPEPEPDPATAEPKPATQKPEPAERELPTVGPEPDLKPETGTEVQGPGLDLDPGLASDLCEKPYIPESRFITLVQDNASWVQVDCYSVQLEVHCTGRPATWRLQDGSPANFTTICHPCAAGFRKNASGHCADIDECSGGACKHNCLNTVGSFRCFCVDKNGNKHDGDSPECEVAVPAAAMGILVPVLVGLAVLLVLVAVVAVTVKCCLMRRSKKRAMKKAEKMAMKSNDGKDSNDNQ, from the coding sequence ATGGAGTTCTGGTTCTGCTGGGTTCTGGTCCTGTTTGGGAACGTCTCTGCCAACCCACTGCGCTACAGCATCCATCACGCCGAGGTCAACTTCGACCAGGCGGAGGAGGGCTGCTCCCCCGGTGTCCTCACCACGCTCGCCACCGAGCAGGAGGTCGCCGCCGTGCTGCGGCTCGTCTCCGAGTTGTCGTCGCCCGGTCAGAGCAACCTCACCTTCTGGGTCGGGCTGAAGAAGGTCAAGAATGAGTGCGTGGTCCCCTCGCTGCCGCTGAGAGGCTTCAAGTGGACGGAGGGCCGCGGAGAGGACTCGGAGACGGTCCGCTGGGCCAAGGAGCCGGAGAACACCTGCACCACGCTGCGCTGCGCCACGCTCTGGGCCCAGCTGCACGGTGCCAACGTCACCAGCTGGGGCCTGATCCCTGTCACCTGCAAGACCCAGTCCCGATTCATATGTAAGCTGAGAGACCAGGACACCGCTGGGACACCAGGACCAGCTGCACCAGGATCTGAACCAGCTACACCAGAACCTGAACCAGATCCAGCTACAGCTGAACCTAAACCTGCAACACAGAAACCAGAACCAGCTGAACGTGAACTTCCTACCGTAGGACCAGAACCTGACCTGAAGCCTGAAACTGGAACTGAAGTGCAGGGTCCTGGTCTTGATCTTGATCCTGGTCTGGCCTCAGACTTGTGTGAGAAGCCGTACATCCCTGAGTCCCGCTTCATCACTCTGGTGCAGGACAATGCGAGCTGGGTCCAGGTGGACTGTTACTCGGTGCAGCTGGAGGTTCACTGCACGGGGCGTCCCGCCACGTGGCGCCTTCAGGATGGCTCCCCCGCCAACTTCACCACCATCTGCCACCCGTGTGCCGCCGGCTTCAGGAAGAACGCCTCCGGACACTGCGCAGACATCGACGAGTGCAGCGGCGGTGCCTGTAAGCACAACTGTCTGAACACCGTCGGCTCCTTCAGGTGCTTCTGCGTGGACAAGAACGGGAATAAGCACGACGGGGACTCGCCGGAGTGCGAGGTGGCAGTGCCAGCAGCCGCAATGGGGATCCTGGTGCCAGTGCTGGTCGGCTTGGCGGTGCTGCTGGTACTGGTGGCGGTTGTGGCGGTGACAGTGAAGTGCTGCCTGATGCGGCGGTCGAAGAAACGCGCCATGAAGAAGGCGGAGAAGATGGCGATGAAGAGCAACGACGGGAAGGACTCCAATGACAACCAATGA